The following proteins are co-located in the Streptomyces sp. NBC_01198 genome:
- a CDS encoding zinc-binding dehydrogenase, with product MVRAAVLPAVNAPLVVTEIDLPDPGPGQVRVRLAAAGVCHSDLSLSNGTLRQPVPAVLGHEGAGTVVAVGDGVDHVAPGDQVVLNWAPACGNCHFCGLGEVWLCANSGNAATTPYATLSADGSPLHPGLGTAAFAEETVVGAAAVLPLPEGVPLTDAALLGCAVLTGYGAVHHAAAIRPGESVAVYGVGGVGLAVLQSARLAGAEQIVAVDVAPGKEELARTAGATDFVVAGEDTAKRIRGLTGGHGADVAIECVGRADTIRTAWSSTRRGGRTTVVGIGGQDQKVTFTALELFYFGRTLSGCVYGNCDPAKDLPVLAGHVREGRLDLSGMVTEHIGLDGIPAAFEAMTAGRGGRTLVVF from the coding sequence GTGGTCCGCGCAGCCGTCCTGCCAGCCGTCAACGCACCGCTGGTCGTCACCGAGATCGACCTGCCCGACCCCGGCCCCGGCCAGGTACGGGTACGGCTCGCGGCGGCCGGCGTCTGCCATTCCGACCTCTCGCTGTCCAACGGCACGCTGCGCCAGCCGGTACCCGCCGTCCTCGGCCACGAGGGCGCGGGCACGGTCGTCGCGGTCGGCGACGGCGTCGACCACGTGGCCCCCGGTGACCAGGTGGTGCTCAACTGGGCGCCGGCCTGCGGCAACTGCCACTTCTGCGGGCTCGGCGAGGTGTGGCTGTGCGCGAACTCCGGCAACGCCGCGACCACCCCCTACGCGACCCTCTCCGCCGACGGCAGCCCGCTGCATCCGGGTCTTGGCACGGCGGCCTTCGCGGAGGAGACCGTCGTCGGGGCCGCCGCCGTCCTCCCGCTGCCCGAGGGCGTGCCGCTGACCGACGCCGCCCTGCTCGGCTGCGCGGTGCTCACCGGCTACGGAGCGGTGCACCACGCGGCGGCGATACGCCCCGGCGAGTCGGTTGCCGTCTACGGCGTCGGCGGGGTCGGCCTCGCGGTGCTGCAGTCCGCCCGGCTCGCGGGTGCGGAACAGATCGTCGCCGTCGACGTCGCCCCCGGCAAGGAGGAACTGGCCAGGACGGCGGGCGCCACCGACTTCGTCGTCGCCGGCGAGGACACGGCCAAGCGCATACGCGGCCTGACCGGCGGTCACGGCGCCGACGTGGCCATCGAATGCGTTGGCCGGGCCGACACCATCCGCACCGCCTGGTCCTCCACCCGGCGCGGCGGCCGCACGACGGTCGTCGGCATCGGCGGCCAGGACCAGAAGGTGACCTTCACCGCGCTGGAACTCTTCTACTTCGGCCGGACGTTGTCAGGGTGCGTGTACGGCAACTGCGACCCGGCGAAGGATCTCCCCGTCCTCGCCGGGCACGTACGCGAGGGCCGCCTCGACCTGTCCGGCATGGTGACCGAGCACATCGGCCTCGACGGCATCCCGGCGGCGTTCGAGGCGATGACCGCGGGGCGCGGCGGCAGGACGCTGGTCGTCTTCTGA
- a CDS encoding TetR/AcrR family transcriptional regulator: MAVAAAGTATDSGGRRPRVRPTQRERSDATVEDLLAAARTLFANSGYAATSLDAVCEGAGVTKGALYHHFAGKKQLFSAVYAREQERLAARITAAYVAVADDPWEAVLEGCRAYLEASLDPEVQRITLFDAPGALGWEAMRDLGVNCRELTRKGIARAIRKGAILERPAAPLTSMLYGGLSESAMAIVRADDPQAALGEALADLRTLFDALAAGS; the protein is encoded by the coding sequence ATGGCCGTGGCGGCAGCGGGTACGGCGACAGACAGCGGCGGACGCCGGCCACGCGTACGCCCGACGCAGCGGGAGCGCTCCGACGCGACCGTCGAGGACCTGCTGGCCGCCGCGCGGACGCTCTTCGCGAACTCCGGATACGCCGCCACCTCGCTCGACGCCGTCTGCGAAGGGGCCGGCGTCACCAAGGGCGCCCTCTACCACCACTTCGCCGGCAAGAAGCAGCTCTTCAGCGCCGTCTACGCCCGCGAGCAGGAACGCCTCGCCGCCCGCATCACGGCCGCGTACGTCGCCGTCGCCGACGACCCGTGGGAAGCGGTCCTCGAGGGCTGCCGGGCCTATCTGGAGGCCTCGCTCGACCCCGAGGTGCAGCGCATCACCCTCTTCGACGCGCCCGGCGCGCTCGGCTGGGAGGCGATGCGCGACCTCGGCGTCAACTGCCGCGAGCTGACCCGCAAAGGCATCGCCCGCGCGATCAGGAAGGGCGCCATCCTCGAACGCCCCGCCGCCCCGCTGACCTCGATGCTCTACGGCGGTCTGAGCGAGAGCGCCATGGCGATCGTCAGGGCCGACGACCCTCAGGCCGCCCTGGGGGAGGCGCTCGCCGACCTGCGCACGCTGTTCGACGCGCTCGCAGCCGGGAGCTGA
- a CDS encoding GntR family transcriptional regulator translates to MTWFAPDSLVLNRKLPLWYQVSQSLRASILGRRPDDPLRLPTEDDLAGHYGVSVLTMRQALKELEEEGLISRHRRRGTFIEPAARRGAPVRLLGSVDAIVAQQSGGRTAVLQHGPAALPPEVGEHFADLTEAVAYRRLRCDEAGEPTNWAENFVRPELAARIDLADLERWPMTKVLRDVLGVRISRIIDTVEARLASPETARLLQVPLLSPILHYTGVTYDESGRAVDVVRIHYRGDRFSFTVTMEAR, encoded by the coding sequence GTGACCTGGTTCGCCCCCGACTCGCTGGTCCTGAACCGCAAGCTGCCGCTGTGGTATCAGGTCTCGCAGTCGCTGCGCGCCTCGATACTGGGCCGCCGCCCGGACGACCCGCTGCGGCTGCCGACCGAGGACGACCTCGCCGGGCACTACGGCGTGAGCGTGCTCACCATGCGTCAGGCGCTCAAGGAGCTGGAGGAGGAGGGCCTGATATCGCGGCACCGCAGGCGCGGCACCTTCATCGAGCCGGCGGCGCGGCGCGGAGCGCCGGTCCGCCTGCTGGGGTCGGTGGACGCGATCGTGGCCCAGCAGTCCGGCGGGCGCACGGCGGTCCTCCAGCACGGCCCGGCGGCGCTGCCGCCGGAGGTGGGCGAGCACTTCGCCGATCTGACGGAGGCGGTCGCCTACCGGCGGCTGCGCTGCGACGAGGCGGGCGAGCCCACCAACTGGGCGGAGAATTTCGTCCGGCCGGAACTGGCCGCGCGGATCGACCTGGCCGACCTGGAGCGCTGGCCGATGACCAAGGTGCTGCGGGACGTGCTGGGGGTGCGGATCAGCCGGATCATAGACACGGTGGAGGCGCGGCTGGCCTCCCCGGAGACCGCCCGGCTGCTCCAGGTGCCGCTGCTGAGCCCGATCCTGCACTACACCGGCGTCACCTACGACGAGTCGGGCCGGGCGGTGGACGTGGTGCGGATCCACTACCGGGGAGACCGGTTCTCGTTCACCGTGACCATGGAGGCACGCTGA
- a CDS encoding DHA2 family efflux MFS transporter permease subunit, translated as MSSLSSPASASSAPPAAGPPPPQGTGARPGVVLLLSAGATFIAFLDTTVVNVAFPDLARSFPADGVSDLSWVVSSYAVLFAALLTPAGRIADAFGRKRLFLSSLAGFTVASALCACAPGLPWLITARALQGATAAGMIPAALGLLLATTPPQRLPAAIGAWGAAGSMATAAGPALGGVLVDAFGWRAVFLINVPVGAALVLAGLRGLPEPAGARRRLPDPLGTAAVTAGIALLVLGLTKGSDWGWTRTGTVASVAGGAALIAVALVRSTRHDAPAVETALFGNRTFAAASAAAAFTGAALFGWLLSSPLFLTSVWHYSVLEAGFAVTPGALTSAVAALAVGSRAKPHQLPAVVGVSMAAFAAVGVWSYLGLGSDPRFLTLWLPVGLIGGAAFGAALTALSAAAAGSLPPRQFASGVGMTTTARQVGGALGVAATASVIAAHGIAGPQAYRDVFLVCAALAAVAALVGLAMARTLVKES; from the coding sequence ATGTCCTCACTGTCCTCACCCGCTTCCGCCTCTTCCGCACCGCCGGCCGCGGGGCCGCCGCCCCCGCAGGGCACGGGCGCGCGTCCCGGAGTCGTCCTGCTGCTCAGCGCGGGTGCGACCTTCATCGCGTTCCTCGACACCACCGTCGTCAACGTCGCCTTTCCCGACCTGGCGCGGAGCTTCCCCGCCGACGGGGTCTCCGACCTGTCCTGGGTGGTCAGCAGCTACGCCGTGCTCTTCGCCGCCCTGCTCACCCCGGCGGGCCGGATCGCCGACGCCTTCGGGCGCAAGAGGCTCTTCCTGTCCTCGCTGGCCGGCTTCACCGTCGCGTCCGCACTGTGCGCGTGCGCGCCCGGCCTGCCGTGGCTGATCACCGCACGCGCCCTGCAGGGCGCGACTGCGGCGGGCATGATCCCGGCCGCCCTCGGCCTGCTGCTCGCCACGACCCCGCCTCAGCGGCTCCCCGCGGCCATCGGCGCCTGGGGAGCGGCCGGTTCGATGGCCACCGCGGCCGGGCCCGCCCTCGGCGGCGTCCTGGTCGACGCCTTCGGCTGGCGGGCGGTCTTCCTGATCAATGTGCCCGTCGGCGCCGCCCTGGTCCTCGCCGGCCTGCGCGGCCTTCCCGAGCCCGCCGGTGCCCGGCGGCGGCTCCCCGACCCGCTGGGCACGGCCGCGGTCACCGCGGGCATCGCCCTGCTCGTGCTGGGGCTCACCAAGGGCAGCGACTGGGGCTGGACCCGCACCGGCACGGTGGCGAGCGTGGCGGGCGGCGCGGCGCTGATCGCCGTCGCGCTGGTCCGCTCCACCCGCCACGACGCCCCCGCCGTCGAGACGGCCCTCTTCGGCAACCGCACCTTCGCGGCGGCCTCGGCCGCCGCGGCCTTCACCGGTGCGGCGCTCTTCGGCTGGCTGCTCAGCAGCCCGCTGTTCCTGACCAGCGTCTGGCACTACTCGGTGCTCGAAGCCGGATTCGCCGTCACCCCCGGGGCGCTGACCTCTGCGGTCGCCGCGCTCGCGGTGGGCAGCCGGGCCAAGCCGCACCAACTCCCGGCCGTGGTCGGGGTGTCGATGGCCGCCTTCGCCGCGGTCGGCGTGTGGTCGTATCTCGGCCTGGGCAGCGACCCCCGCTTTCTGACGCTGTGGCTGCCGGTGGGCCTGATCGGCGGCGCGGCCTTCGGCGCGGCGCTGACCGCGCTGTCCGCCGCGGCCGCCGGGTCGCTGCCGCCGCGGCAGTTCGCCTCCGGGGTCGGCATGACCACCACCGCACGGCAGGTGGGCGGCGCCCTGGGGGTCGCGGCCACCGCGTCGGTGATCGCCGCGCACGGCATCGCCGGGCCGCAGGCGTACCGCGACGTCTTCCTGGTCTGCGCCGCGCTGGCCGCGGTCGCCGCCTTGGTGGGCCTGGCCATGGCCCGCACCCTGGTGAAGGAGTCCTGA
- the hmgA gene encoding homogentisate 1,2-dioxygenase, with protein MDIDQDGKGLEYSAGFGNEHSSEAVPGALPVGRNAPQRAPFGLYAEQLSGTAFTEPRAHNRRSWLYRIRPSAAHPPFERVPNGELRSGPFLDVEPDPNRLRWGPLPLPEEPTDFVQGLVTVGGNGDVLRREGIGIHWYAANRPMRQRVFSSSDGEFLIAPQQGALLLRTELGVLRAEPGHVALIPRGIRFRVELPDGTARGYVCENYGRPFQLPELGPIGANGLANARDFLAPVAAYEDGDEETEVLNKFGGNLWSARYGHSPLDVVAWHGSHVPYLYDLRRFNVLGSISYDHPDPSIFTVLTSPSDTPGLAGADFVVFAPRWLVGEDTFRPPYFHRNVMSEFMGLIEGAYDAKAEGFVPGGASLHNMMSAHGPDRTTFDRASTADLVPQRVDDGLAFMFETRWPVVPTESALSAGHRQQGYDRVWEGLERNFRL; from the coding sequence ATGGACATCGACCAGGACGGCAAGGGCCTCGAGTATTCGGCGGGCTTCGGGAACGAGCACAGCAGCGAGGCCGTGCCCGGCGCGCTCCCGGTGGGGCGCAACGCACCGCAGCGCGCCCCGTTCGGGCTGTACGCCGAGCAGCTGAGCGGCACCGCCTTCACCGAGCCGCGCGCGCACAACCGCCGCAGCTGGCTCTACCGCATCCGCCCGTCCGCCGCTCACCCCCCTTTCGAGCGAGTGCCGAACGGTGAGCTGCGCAGCGGCCCCTTCCTCGACGTGGAGCCCGATCCCAACCGGCTGCGCTGGGGTCCGCTGCCGCTACCCGAGGAGCCGACCGACTTCGTGCAGGGCCTGGTCACCGTCGGCGGGAATGGTGACGTGCTGCGCCGTGAGGGCATCGGCATCCACTGGTATGCCGCCAACCGCCCCATGCGGCAGCGGGTGTTCTCCTCCTCCGACGGGGAGTTCCTGATCGCGCCGCAGCAGGGCGCGCTGCTGCTGCGGACGGAGCTGGGAGTACTGCGCGCCGAGCCGGGCCATGTCGCGCTGATCCCGCGCGGCATCCGCTTCCGGGTCGAGCTGCCGGACGGCACCGCCCGCGGCTATGTGTGCGAGAACTACGGGCGGCCCTTCCAGCTGCCGGAGCTGGGACCGATCGGCGCCAACGGGCTCGCGAACGCGCGGGACTTCCTGGCCCCGGTCGCCGCCTACGAGGACGGGGACGAGGAGACCGAGGTCCTGAACAAATTCGGCGGCAATCTGTGGTCGGCCCGCTACGGCCACTCACCGCTGGACGTGGTCGCCTGGCACGGCAGCCACGTGCCGTATCTGTACGACCTGCGCCGCTTCAACGTGCTGGGCTCGATCAGCTACGACCACCCGGACCCGTCGATCTTCACCGTGCTGACCTCGCCGTCCGACACCCCGGGGCTGGCCGGCGCGGACTTCGTGGTCTTCGCACCGCGCTGGCTGGTCGGCGAGGACACCTTCCGGCCGCCGTACTTCCACCGCAACGTGATGTCGGAGTTCATGGGCCTGATCGAGGGCGCCTACGACGCCAAGGCCGAGGGCTTCGTCCCCGGCGGCGCCTCCCTGCACAACATGATGTCCGCGCACGGCCCGGACCGGACCACCTTCGACCGGGCGAGCACCGCGGACCTGGTCCCGCAACGGGTCGACGACGGGCTGGCGTTCATGTTCGAGACCCGCTGGCCGGTCGTGCCCACCGAGTCCGCCCTGTCGGCGGGCCATCGGCAGCAGGGCTACGACAGGGTGTGGGAGGGGCTGGAGAGAAACTTCCGGCTGTGA
- a CDS encoding SGNH/GDSL hydrolase family protein translates to MTHASSPGEGTPATAPAAGSGSAASGPTAGSRSATSAPAARTGWAAAYPAEAADPHCLAEGEGAELLRGAPWRRFAVVGDSLAEGLGDPQRGYRTGSWADRTAEALLTAAPDAVHTNLGMRGLTTAQVRERQADRAAAFAPDLVAVVCGGNDLLLPGFSPAVVAREMDLLFGRLAAPGTTLLTFALANVAAAVPELRGGPLEKGVARLNGIVRRSAERHGAVLVEMYDHPAVGDRDLYSADLVHATARGHAVIAAATIRALSRQITAGAGSCPQA, encoded by the coding sequence ATGACCCACGCGTCGAGCCCCGGCGAAGGGACGCCCGCAACCGCCCCGGCGGCCGGTTCCGGGTCGGCAGCCAGCGGTCCTACGGCCGGTTCCAGGTCGGCAACCAGCGCCCCCGCGGCCAGGACCGGTTGGGCGGCCGCCTATCCCGCGGAGGCCGCGGACCCGCACTGCCTGGCGGAAGGCGAGGGCGCCGAACTGCTGCGGGGCGCGCCCTGGCGGCGGTTCGCCGTGGTGGGCGACAGCCTCGCCGAGGGCCTGGGCGATCCGCAGCGCGGCTACCGCACCGGGTCCTGGGCGGACCGGACCGCCGAGGCGCTGCTCACCGCCGCCCCTGACGCCGTGCACACGAATCTCGGGATGCGCGGCCTGACCACCGCCCAGGTACGCGAGCGGCAGGCGGATCGCGCCGCGGCCTTCGCACCCGACCTGGTCGCGGTCGTCTGCGGCGGCAACGACCTGCTGCTGCCGGGCTTCTCCCCGGCCGTGGTCGCCCGTGAGATGGACCTGCTCTTCGGGCGGCTCGCCGCCCCCGGGACGACGCTGCTCACCTTCGCGCTGGCGAACGTGGCCGCGGCGGTGCCCGAACTGCGCGGCGGGCCGCTGGAGAAGGGCGTCGCCCGGCTCAATGGCATCGTCCGCAGATCCGCCGAGCGCCACGGGGCGGTGCTGGTCGAGATGTACGACCACCCCGCGGTCGGCGACCGCGACCTCTACAGCGCGGACCTCGTGCACGCCACCGCCCGCGGGCACGCGGTCATCGCCGCGGCCACGATACGGGCGCTGAGCAGGCAGATCACGGCCGGAGCAGGGAGTTGTCCACAGGCGTGA
- a CDS encoding aldehyde dehydrogenase family protein, with protein sequence MFIGGEWRPAATEGTIDVIDPATEQVIARVPAGSALDVDAAVRAARAALPGWAATPPAERAAVLGAARDLLAARREEIAATVSAELGAPPAFATAVHADLPTAVMASYAELAAAHPFEEQVGNSRVLQEPVGVVGAITPWNYPLHQIVAKVAPALAAGCTVVLKPAEDTPLVAQLFADILAAAGLPAGAFNLVTGLGPVAGQALAEHPGVDLVSFTGSTAVGRQIGAAAGAAVKRVALELGGKSANVILPGADLARAVNVGLANVFANSGQTCSAWTRMLVDAARYDEAVAIAAASTAKYLPGDRLGPVVNAKQRDRVRGYIRRGVEEGARIVAGGPDAPDGKETGYYVRPTVFADVAADMAIAQEEIFGPVVVMIRYEDEEDALRIANGTVYGLAGAVWGADEDAAVAFARRMDTGQVDINGGRFNPRAPFGGYKQSGVGRELGAHGLAEYLQTKSLQF encoded by the coding sequence GTGTTCATCGGCGGTGAGTGGCGGCCCGCGGCCACCGAAGGCACCATCGACGTCATCGACCCGGCGACCGAGCAGGTCATCGCACGCGTGCCGGCCGGCAGCGCACTGGACGTGGACGCCGCCGTACGGGCCGCCCGCGCGGCACTGCCGGGCTGGGCGGCCACCCCGCCCGCCGAGCGGGCCGCGGTGCTCGGCGCGGCACGCGACCTGCTCGCCGCCCGCCGGGAGGAGATCGCCGCCACCGTGTCGGCGGAGCTGGGAGCGCCACCGGCCTTCGCCACCGCCGTGCACGCAGACCTGCCCACCGCCGTGATGGCCTCCTACGCCGAACTGGCCGCAGCACACCCCTTCGAGGAGCAGGTCGGCAACTCGCGGGTGCTCCAGGAGCCGGTCGGCGTGGTGGGCGCGATCACGCCGTGGAACTACCCGCTGCACCAGATCGTCGCCAAGGTCGCCCCCGCGCTCGCCGCCGGCTGCACGGTGGTGCTCAAGCCCGCTGAGGACACCCCGCTGGTGGCCCAGCTCTTCGCCGACATCCTGGCCGCGGCGGGACTGCCGGCGGGAGCCTTCAACCTGGTCACCGGGCTCGGCCCGGTCGCAGGCCAAGCGCTGGCCGAGCATCCGGGCGTGGACCTGGTGTCGTTCACCGGCTCCACCGCGGTCGGCCGGCAGATCGGTGCGGCGGCGGGCGCCGCCGTCAAGCGCGTCGCCCTCGAACTGGGCGGCAAGTCCGCGAACGTCATCCTGCCGGGCGCCGACCTGGCCCGCGCGGTCAACGTCGGCCTCGCCAACGTCTTCGCCAACTCCGGCCAGACGTGCAGCGCCTGGACCAGGATGCTGGTGGACGCCGCGCGCTACGACGAGGCCGTCGCCATCGCCGCCGCCTCCACCGCGAAGTACCTGCCGGGCGACCGCCTCGGCCCGGTCGTCAACGCCAAGCAGCGCGACCGGGTGCGCGGTTACATCCGGCGCGGAGTGGAGGAGGGCGCCAGGATCGTGGCCGGCGGCCCCGACGCCCCCGACGGCAAGGAGACCGGCTACTACGTCCGGCCCACCGTCTTCGCCGACGTCGCCGCCGACATGGCGATCGCGCAGGAGGAGATCTTCGGCCCGGTCGTCGTCATGATCCGCTACGAGGACGAGGAGGACGCGCTGCGGATCGCCAACGGCACGGTCTACGGGCTCGCGGGGGCGGTCTGGGGCGCCGACGAGGACGCCGCCGTCGCCTTCGCGCGCCGGATGGACACCGGCCAGGTGGACATCAACGGCGGCCGGTTCAACCCGCGGGCCCCCTTCGGCGGCTACAAGCAGTCCGGCGTCGGCCGCGAGCTGGGCGCGCACGGCCTGGCCGAATACCTCCAGACCAAGTCGCTGCAGTTCTGA
- a CDS encoding TetR/AcrR family transcriptional regulator: MAGAGGPPDADGGLLRRAPVQRRSTERLERILDACARLLDEAGYERLSTRAVAARAGVPIGSVYRFFADKRAMADALAHRNLDDFLDRTAARLAEPGSGDGWRAAVEVLVDEYTAMKRTAPGFALLDFGVPGESNHDLAERLPALLGDRLTTDPADPRLRLALAIAVEAADAALQLAFRTDPDGDPRVVAETKQLVLAYLATVLD, translated from the coding sequence ATGGCGGGCGCCGGGGGCCCACCGGACGCCGACGGCGGGCTGCTGCGCCGCGCGCCCGTACAGCGGCGCAGCACCGAGCGGCTGGAACGGATACTCGACGCCTGCGCGCGGCTGCTCGACGAGGCCGGTTACGAACGGCTCAGCACCCGGGCGGTCGCCGCCCGGGCCGGAGTGCCGATCGGCTCGGTCTACCGCTTCTTCGCCGACAAGCGCGCGATGGCCGACGCGCTGGCCCACCGGAACCTGGACGACTTCCTCGACCGGACCGCGGCCAGGCTGGCGGAGCCCGGCTCCGGCGACGGCTGGCGGGCGGCGGTCGAGGTGCTGGTCGACGAGTACACCGCGATGAAGCGCACCGCCCCCGGCTTCGCCCTGCTGGATTTCGGCGTGCCGGGCGAGAGCAACCACGACCTGGCCGAGCGGCTTCCCGCGCTGCTCGGCGACCGGCTCACCACCGACCCCGCCGACCCGCGGCTGCGGCTCGCGCTGGCGATCGCGGTGGAGGCCGCGGACGCCGCGCTCCAACTCGCCTTCCGCACCGATCCGGACGGGGACCCCCGGGTCGTCGCCGAGACCAAGCAGCTGGTCCTGGCCTATCTGGCCACGGTCCTCGACTGA
- a CDS encoding molybdopterin-dependent oxidoreductase has protein sequence MTRTALRICPLCEATCGLVLTVDQERVTHARGDREDVFSAGFICPKGALFGALDADPDRLTRPLVRRDGKLAEASWAEAFEAVAAGIGAVKDTYGGEAVGVVLGNPNVHTMAGALYPAQLVGALGTRSVFTASTLDQMPKHVSCGYLFGDPNAIPVPDLDRTDHLVLIGANPLVSNGSLATAADFPGKLKALRRRGGRLVVIDPNRTRTAAAADRHVAPRPGTDAALLFAMVQVLFAEGLADPGDLAPHLSGVAEVGALAAEFTPEAVAAYCDVPAADIRTLARDLAAAERAVVYGRLGSTAVEFGTLASWLVDVLNALTGNLDRPGGAMFPLAATARAPRPARPGKGFTTGRWRSRVSGHPEVKGELPTAALAEEIDTPGEGRLRGLVVVASNPVLSAPDGLRTDRALAGLDFMVSVDPYLNETSRHAHVVLPPPPPARSAHYDFAFSTLAVRNTVRYSPPAVPLAAGSPDEPEILARLILAVLGHGGPDADPALVDSQAVQRRLGSETADPHSPVHGRDAAEVAAQLDGRTGYERRLDLMLRLGPYGDGFGADPEGLTLARLLDHPHGIDLGPLGSRLPAVLRTASGTVELAAAPIAADVPRLRAAVARGGDGQSLVLIGRRHLRSNNSWMHNVPALTGGSNRCTAQLHPEDAARLGLADGALARIKGDGGEITAAVEITDTLRRGVVCLPHGWGHDRNGTRLATASREPGANVNQLLDGSRLDPLSGTAVLNGFPIQVEAAG, from the coding sequence ATGACCCGTACCGCTCTGCGCATCTGCCCGCTCTGCGAGGCCACCTGCGGCCTCGTCCTGACGGTCGACCAGGAACGGGTCACGCATGCCCGCGGCGACCGCGAGGACGTCTTCAGCGCCGGATTCATCTGCCCGAAAGGCGCCTTGTTCGGGGCTCTCGACGCCGACCCCGACCGGCTGACCCGCCCGCTGGTGCGCAGGGACGGCAAGCTGGCCGAGGCCAGTTGGGCCGAGGCGTTCGAGGCCGTCGCCGCGGGCATCGGCGCGGTCAAGGACACCTACGGCGGCGAGGCCGTCGGCGTCGTCCTGGGCAATCCCAACGTCCATACGATGGCCGGCGCCCTCTACCCGGCGCAGCTGGTGGGGGCGCTGGGCACCCGCAGCGTCTTCACCGCGAGCACCCTGGACCAGATGCCCAAGCACGTGAGCTGCGGCTATCTCTTCGGCGACCCCAACGCGATCCCGGTCCCCGACCTCGACCGCACCGACCACCTGGTGCTGATCGGCGCCAACCCGCTGGTCTCCAACGGCAGTCTGGCCACCGCCGCCGACTTCCCCGGCAAGCTCAAGGCGCTGCGGCGGCGCGGCGGGCGGCTGGTCGTCATCGACCCCAACCGCACCAGGACCGCCGCGGCCGCGGACCGCCACGTGGCGCCCAGGCCAGGCACGGACGCGGCACTGCTCTTCGCCATGGTGCAGGTGCTGTTCGCCGAAGGCCTCGCCGACCCGGGTGACCTGGCACCGCACCTCAGCGGTGTGGCGGAGGTCGGCGCCCTCGCCGCGGAGTTCACCCCCGAGGCCGTCGCCGCGTACTGCGACGTCCCCGCCGCGGACATCCGCACCCTCGCGCGGGACCTGGCCGCCGCCGAGCGGGCCGTGGTCTACGGGCGGCTGGGCAGCACCGCCGTCGAGTTCGGCACCCTGGCGAGCTGGCTGGTGGACGTGCTCAACGCGCTGACCGGGAATCTGGACCGACCGGGCGGCGCGATGTTCCCGCTCGCGGCCACCGCCAGGGCGCCCCGGCCGGCACGCCCCGGCAAGGGCTTCACCACCGGGCGCTGGCGCAGCCGGGTGTCGGGACACCCCGAGGTCAAGGGCGAACTGCCCACCGCTGCCCTCGCCGAGGAGATCGACACGCCGGGGGAGGGCCGGCTGCGCGGGCTGGTCGTGGTGGCGTCGAACCCGGTGCTCTCCGCACCTGACGGCCTGCGGACGGACCGGGCGCTGGCCGGGCTGGACTTCATGGTCAGCGTCGATCCGTATCTCAACGAGACGTCACGGCACGCCCATGTCGTGCTGCCGCCGCCTCCGCCGGCCCGCAGCGCGCACTACGACTTCGCGTTCAGCACCCTCGCGGTGCGCAACACCGTCCGCTACAGCCCGCCGGCCGTGCCGCTCGCCGCCGGATCCCCGGACGAGCCGGAGATCCTGGCGCGGCTGATCCTCGCCGTCCTCGGCCACGGCGGCCCCGACGCCGACCCGGCGCTGGTCGACAGCCAGGCCGTGCAGCGCCGGCTCGGCTCGGAGACCGCCGACCCGCACTCGCCGGTGCACGGCAGGGACGCCGCCGAAGTGGCCGCCCAGCTCGACGGCCGCACCGGCTACGAGCGGCGGCTCGATCTGATGCTGCGGCTCGGACCCTACGGCGACGGCTTCGGCGCGGACCCGGAAGGCCTCACCCTGGCCCGGCTCCTCGACCACCCGCACGGCATCGACCTGGGTCCGCTGGGCTCGCGGCTGCCCGCAGTGCTGCGCACCGCCTCCGGCACCGTCGAGCTGGCCGCGGCGCCGATCGCCGCCGACGTGCCGCGGCTGCGGGCGGCGGTCGCCCGCGGCGGCGACGGGCAGTCGCTGGTGCTGATCGGGCGCCGGCATCTGCGGTCCAACAACAGCTGGATGCACAATGTGCCGGCGCTGACCGGCGGCAGCAACCGCTGCACCGCCCAGCTGCACCCCGAGGACGCCGCCCGGCTCGGCCTGGCGGACGGCGCTCTCGCCCGCATCAAAGGCGACGGCGGCGAGATCACCGCGGCGGTGGAGATCACCGACACCCTGCGACGCGGTGTGGTGTGCCTGCCGCACGGCTGGGGTCACGACCGCAACGGCACCCGGCTGGCCACGGCCTCCCGCGAGCCCGGCGCCAATGTCAACCAGCTGCTGGACGGCAGCCGCCTCGACCCGCTGTCCGGCACCGCGGTGCTCAACGGCTTCCCGATACAGGTGGAGGCGGCGGGCTGA